The following proteins are co-located in the Amphiprion ocellaris isolate individual 3 ecotype Okinawa chromosome 7, ASM2253959v1, whole genome shotgun sequence genome:
- the LOC129347299 gene encoding von Willebrand factor A domain-containing protein 5A-like, with translation MSDCYGLLTPDRKAVPLQSIEVELEVRDHVATVVSTLKYQNKEDKPVEAVFVFPLPGDAAVCHFSAVIGQKEIVAEVKEKQEAREEYDDALSSGQQAFLLEESEQSPDIFSMKVGGLAPGESASIRLEYVTELAVQADDGLRFCLPAVLNPRYQPQGSEGASVQVFSVPASLVPYTLCFCGRLFSPRPICKVESSCSLEPLQYLNTDQTQATVKLAAGHKFDRDVKLVIYYKDAHQPTAVVEAGQTSAETGTLMGDPVVMVSLYPEFPQSVMSSVASCGEFVFLMDRSGSMKRKMNNKESHQTCIMSDRDTLLLLLKSLLMGCYFNIYSFGSRYQHIFPQSVEYSQKTMEEALKKAEEMEANLGGTEILKPLQHIYSQHCIPNQPRQLFVFTDGEVGNTKEVLDLVKKNSGSHRCFCFGIGEGASSALINGLAKEGGGHAQFIRGTDRMQPKVMQSLRFALQPAVEDISVTWGLPKGLSVTVLSPPITSIFQGHRSLIYGQLTGQVATAPSHIRYSM, from the exons ATGTCAGACTGCTATGGTCTGCTCACTCCTGACAGGAAAGCAG TTCCTCTGCAGAGCATTGAGGTGGAGCTGGAGGTGAGGGACCATGTGGCCACAGTGGTCTCCACTCTGAAGTACCAGAACAAAGAGGACAAACCAGTAGAGGCTGTGTTTGTCTTCCCTCTGCCTGGAGATGCTGCTGTCTGtcatttcagtgctgtgattggACAGAAAGAGATTGTAGCTGAGGTGAAGGAGAAACAGGAG GCTCGTGAGGAATATGATGATGCATTGAGCTCTGGTCAGCAGGCCTTCCTATTGGAGGAGAGTGAACAGAGTCCAGATATATTCTCTATGAAGGTGGGTGGTCTGGCTCCAGGAGAGAGCGCCTCCATCAGGCTGGAGTACGTGACTGAGCTGGCTGTGCAGGCTGATGACGGGCTGAGGTTCTGTCTGCCTGCTGTGCTCAACCCTCGCTACCAACCTCAGG GTAGTGAAGGTGCCAGTGTCCAGGTGTTCTCTGTTCCAGCCTCTCTGGTTCCCTacactctgtgtttttgtggccgACTCTTCTCTCCTCGTCCAATATGTAAAGTGGAGTCCAGCTGCTCCCTGGAGCCTCTGCAGTACCTGAACACTGATCAAACTCAGGCCACG GTCAAGTTGGCTGCAGGACACAAGTTTGACAGAGATGTTAAACTTGTGATTTATTACAAAGATGCCCACCAGCCCACTGCTGTGGTGGAGGCAGGACAGACCTCTGCAGAGACTG GCACTCTGATGGGTGATCCAGTGGTGATGGTGAGTCTGTATCCTGAGTTCCCCCAGTCTGTGATGTCTTCAGTGGCCTCATGTggagagtttgtgttcttgatGGATCGATCTGGAAGTatgaagagaaaaatgaacaacaaagagAGTCATCAGACTTGCATCATGAGTGACAGG GATACTCTGCTGCTCCTGTTGAAGAGCTTACTAATGGGCTGCTACTTCAACATCTACAGTTTTGGGTCCAGATATCAACACATTTTCCC TCAGAGTGTGGAGTACAGCCAGAAGaccatggaggaggctctgaaGAAAGCTGAGGAGATGGAGGCTAATCTGGGAGGAACAGAGATCCTGAAGCCTCTACAACATATTTACAGCCAGCACTGTATTCCTAATCAGCCTAGACAg CTGTTTGTCTTTACTGATGGAGAGGTGGGAAACACCAAAGAAGTTCTAGATCTGGTGAAGAAGAATTCAGGTTCCCACAG GTGTTTCTGTTTTGGGATTGGAGAAGGAGCCAGCTCTGCTCTTATCAATGGGTTGGccaaagaaggaggaggacacgCTCAGTTCATCAGAGGGACTGACAGGATGCAACCAAAA GTGATGCAGTCACTGAGATTTGCTCTGCAGCCTGCTGTGGAAGACATCTCAGTCACATGGGGTTTACCAAAGGGActgtctgtcactgtcctgTCTCCACCAATCACATCCATTTTCCAGGGTCATAGGTCACTGATTTATGGCCAGCTCACTGGACAGGTAGCAACAGCTCCATCTCATATCCGATATTCCATGTGA